One window of the Polyangium spumosum genome contains the following:
- a CDS encoding ATP-binding protein codes for MTRRFNTAGPNDPARHHTVPALSRVPGVREIIEQGTYFILHAPRQMGKTTALLDLAAVLNREGKYVAAVLSLEPGAALTSIDAAELAMLDSWRYDLAAYLPADVSVPRWPDAPQGNRIGAALSAFSQEAPRPLVILLDGLDTLSRDVRTSLVRQIRAGKPRRPRAFPWSIGFASLREPRELDVGQAPSSTRAPASSTGLDAEVLALAGFTRAEVGTLLAGLEERTGIELLPGALDRVHELTQGHPFLVNALAQRINEACEGRRGPLTAVDIERAKDLLLDRRGGLLDEIGDRMRDGKLRAALEQILAEATREPPAEDVRLALDLGLVRRQADGTVILANPIFHALVARILPGAVRSVFPVGQPAWVGPDGRLDADRLLEAFLDFWRRHGDALFSSAPYGELSPLVLTAFLNRVVKSGGLIERVYAIGRGRMDVCIRQGGAAVALVVKVRRDRDPDPIPEGLAQVDEALARLGIEDGWLVVFDRRKGISPVSQRLGALKEKTPAGREVVLVRA; via the coding sequence ATGACCCGCCGCTTCAACACGGCTGGCCCGAACGATCCGGCGCGCCACCACACGGTCCCCGCGCTGTCCCGTGTCCCCGGCGTCCGGGAAATCATCGAGCAGGGCACTTACTTCATCCTTCACGCGCCCAGGCAGATGGGCAAAACGACCGCGCTGCTCGACCTCGCCGCCGTGCTGAACCGTGAAGGCAAGTACGTCGCAGCGGTGCTCTCGCTCGAGCCCGGCGCCGCGCTCACGAGCATCGACGCGGCCGAGCTCGCGATGCTCGACTCGTGGCGATACGATCTCGCCGCCTACCTGCCGGCCGACGTCTCGGTCCCTCGCTGGCCCGACGCGCCGCAAGGCAACCGCATCGGCGCGGCGCTCTCGGCCTTCTCCCAGGAGGCGCCGCGGCCGCTCGTCATCCTCCTCGACGGCCTCGATACCCTGTCGAGGGACGTGCGGACCTCGCTGGTCCGGCAGATCCGCGCGGGCAAACCCAGGCGCCCGCGCGCGTTCCCGTGGTCGATCGGCTTCGCTTCGCTGCGCGAGCCGCGCGAGCTCGACGTGGGCCAGGCGCCCTCGAGCACACGCGCCCCCGCGAGCTCGACCGGGCTTGACGCCGAGGTGCTCGCGCTCGCCGGCTTCACGCGCGCCGAGGTGGGGACCTTGCTCGCGGGCCTCGAAGAACGGACGGGGATCGAGCTCCTGCCCGGCGCGCTCGATCGCGTCCACGAGCTCACGCAGGGACACCCGTTCCTCGTGAACGCGCTCGCGCAGCGGATCAACGAGGCGTGCGAGGGTCGCAGAGGCCCGCTGACGGCCGTGGACATCGAGCGGGCGAAGGATCTCTTGCTCGATCGGCGCGGCGGCTTGCTCGACGAGATCGGCGATCGCATGCGCGACGGAAAGCTCCGGGCGGCGCTCGAGCAGATCCTCGCCGAGGCGACGCGCGAGCCGCCGGCGGAGGACGTGCGGCTCGCCCTCGATCTCGGGCTCGTCCGAAGGCAGGCCGACGGCACGGTGATCCTCGCGAACCCGATCTTCCACGCGCTCGTCGCGCGGATCTTGCCGGGCGCGGTGCGATCGGTGTTCCCGGTCGGACAGCCGGCGTGGGTCGGCCCCGATGGCCGGCTCGACGCGGACCGGCTGCTCGAGGCGTTCCTCGATTTCTGGCGCAGGCACGGCGACGCGCTCTTCTCCAGCGCGCCGTACGGCGAGCTCTCGCCGCTCGTGCTCACCGCGTTCTTGAACCGCGTCGTGAAGAGCGGCGGCCTCATCGAGCGGGTCTACGCCATCGGCCGCGGCCGCATGGACGTGTGCATCCGCCAGGGCGGGGCCGCGGTCGCGCTCGTGGTGAAGGTGCGTCGCGACAGGGATCCGGATCCGATCCCCGAGGGGCTCGCGCAGGTCGACGAGGCGCTCGCGCGGCTCGGGATCGAGGACGGCTGGCTCGTGGTGTTCGATCGGCGCAAGGGCATCTCGCCCGTCTCGCAGCGGCTCGGCGCCCTGAAAGAGAAGACGCCGGCCGGGCGCGAGGTCGTCCTCGTCCGCGCTTGA
- a CDS encoding helix-turn-helix domain-containing protein: MPRRREPDPFALQVGTRIRQLREEQKLTMEKLAFESELGSKGHLSNVERGLARPTIHTLKVLADRLEVDVLDLLTFPERGDRQKLVDLTRHLKRGTIRKLLKDLLEVLGPREPAKEPAPAPAPKKAQKRRSAPAKPKKKKRSS, translated from the coding sequence ATGCCGCGAAGACGCGAGCCAGATCCGTTCGCCCTCCAGGTTGGGACCCGCATCAGGCAGCTCCGCGAGGAGCAGAAGCTCACGATGGAGAAGCTCGCCTTCGAGAGCGAGCTCGGCTCGAAGGGGCACCTGTCGAACGTGGAGCGAGGGCTCGCGAGGCCCACGATCCACACGCTGAAGGTCCTCGCGGATCGGCTGGAGGTGGATGTCCTCGACCTCCTCACGTTCCCCGAGCGAGGTGACCGTCAGAAGCTCGTGGACCTGACGCGCCACCTCAAGCGCGGGACGATCCGCAAGCTCTTGAAGGACCTGCTCGAGGTCCTGGGGCCGCGCGAGCCTGCGAAGGAGCCCGCGCCCGCGCCCGCGCCGAAGAAGGCGCAGAAGCGAAGGAGCGCGCCCGCGAAGCCGAAGAAAAAGAAGCGATCGTCGTAG
- the hemA gene encoding glutamyl-tRNA reductase, whose product MIVVVGLSHKTAPIAVRERLAVQRDALPALYERLLSDGSIGEAVVLSTCNRVEVYAAPSRGGALEATSRAVIAALTSIGGDAVATHLARKEGGDAVRHLFRVASSLDSLVVGEPQILGQLKDAIELAREVKALGQTLGKAMLRAVRVGKRARSETAIGEGQVSVSSVAVDLAQEIFGDLTGRKAALVGAGEMAEAAAKLLAKAGAKIVVLNRSPARAKALADDVCGEPRGMAELERTLGEVDIAIASTSSPTPVITVELVKRVRKVRRGKSLFLIDIAVPRDVEPTVNDLDGVYLYDVDDLSQIVAQSLEGRAAEATRAEEIVEEEARAFEHWTLERELTPTIVGLFHRTRAVLLAELERSFAGRLKHLGASEKEALLVMVDAATNKLLHAPVTRLKELAGDARAEGYVEAVHDLFDLSAITLAGGDGSTIDGAISLPTAGTNGKAQSPPIPRTPAAAQAAASTAAPSPRAKDLG is encoded by the coding sequence GTGATCGTCGTCGTTGGCCTCTCCCACAAGACTGCGCCGATCGCGGTGCGCGAGCGGCTCGCGGTGCAGCGCGACGCGCTGCCCGCCCTCTACGAGCGGCTCCTCTCGGACGGATCGATCGGCGAGGCCGTGGTGCTCTCGACGTGCAACCGCGTCGAGGTGTACGCCGCGCCGTCACGCGGAGGTGCCCTCGAAGCGACGAGCCGCGCGGTGATCGCCGCGCTGACGTCGATCGGAGGAGACGCGGTCGCGACGCACCTCGCGCGCAAGGAGGGCGGCGACGCGGTGCGGCACCTCTTCCGCGTGGCGTCGTCGCTCGACTCGCTGGTCGTGGGCGAGCCGCAGATCCTCGGGCAGCTCAAGGACGCGATCGAGCTCGCGCGGGAGGTCAAGGCGCTCGGGCAGACGCTCGGCAAGGCGATGCTCAGGGCCGTCCGGGTGGGCAAACGCGCGCGGAGCGAGACGGCGATCGGCGAAGGGCAGGTGTCGGTCTCGAGCGTGGCCGTGGATCTCGCGCAGGAGATCTTCGGGGATCTCACGGGGCGCAAGGCCGCGCTCGTGGGCGCGGGCGAGATGGCCGAGGCCGCGGCGAAGCTGCTCGCGAAGGCGGGCGCGAAGATCGTCGTGCTGAACCGGAGCCCGGCGCGCGCGAAGGCGCTCGCGGACGACGTGTGCGGCGAGCCGCGCGGGATGGCGGAGCTCGAGCGGACGCTCGGCGAAGTGGACATCGCCATCGCCTCGACGTCGAGCCCGACGCCGGTGATCACGGTTGAGCTCGTCAAGCGCGTGCGGAAGGTGCGGCGCGGCAAGAGTTTGTTCTTGATCGACATCGCGGTGCCGCGCGACGTGGAGCCCACCGTGAACGACCTCGACGGGGTCTACCTCTACGACGTCGACGACCTCTCGCAGATCGTGGCGCAGTCGCTCGAAGGTCGGGCCGCGGAGGCGACGCGGGCCGAGGAGATCGTCGAGGAAGAGGCGCGCGCCTTCGAGCACTGGACGCTCGAGCGAGAGCTCACGCCGACGATCGTGGGGCTCTTCCACCGGACACGCGCGGTGCTGCTCGCCGAGCTCGAGCGGAGCTTTGCCGGGCGCCTCAAGCACCTCGGCGCGTCGGAGAAGGAGGCGCTGCTCGTCATGGTCGACGCCGCGACGAACAAGCTCCTTCACGCGCCGGTGACGCGCCTCAAGGAGCTCGCGGGCGACGCGCGCGCCGAGGGGTACGTCGAGGCGGTGCACGACCTCTTCGACCTGTCGGCGATCACCCTCGCGGGCGGCGACGGCAGCACGATCGACGGAGCGATCTCGCTCCCGACCGCGGGGACGAACGGCAAGGCGCAGAGCCCGCCGATCCCACGAACGCCCGCCGCGGCGCAGGCCGCCGCATCAACTGCGGCTCCCTCGCCGCGCGCAAAGGATCTCGGATGA
- the hemC gene encoding hydroxymethylbilane synthase translates to MTRLILATRRSALALAQSRAFARALVALSPGLEVGELEVVTSGDKITDRPLQDVGGKGLFVKELEEALLDGRAHFAVHSYKDVPAEIPDGLVIACVPRREDPRDVLITQAGATLATLPAGARVGTSSLRRAAAIGLARPDLRIVPLRGNVDTRLRKLDEGQVEAIVLALAGLRRLDLERRATEVLDPSVMLPAIGQGALGIECRAADEETQRALAPIDDPETSTRVAAERGVMVALGADCRTPVAAHAVRTDEGLWLRAMIAEADGARPRMGERRVAWPGSSAEATRVGLDLGQELLRA, encoded by the coding sequence ATGACCCGCCTGATACTCGCCACCCGACGCTCCGCCCTCGCCCTCGCGCAGTCCCGCGCCTTCGCGCGCGCCCTCGTCGCCCTCTCGCCCGGCCTCGAGGTCGGCGAGCTCGAGGTCGTGACGTCGGGCGACAAGATCACCGATCGGCCGCTGCAGGACGTGGGCGGCAAGGGGCTCTTCGTGAAGGAGCTCGAAGAGGCGCTGCTCGACGGTCGCGCTCACTTCGCAGTGCACTCGTACAAGGACGTGCCGGCCGAGATCCCCGACGGGCTCGTGATCGCGTGTGTGCCGCGGCGCGAGGATCCACGTGACGTGCTCATCACGCAGGCGGGCGCGACGCTCGCGACGCTGCCCGCGGGCGCGCGCGTGGGGACGTCGAGCCTGCGGCGCGCCGCGGCGATCGGGCTCGCGCGGCCCGATCTTCGGATCGTGCCGCTGCGCGGGAACGTGGACACACGGCTGCGCAAGCTCGACGAGGGGCAGGTGGAGGCGATCGTGCTCGCGCTCGCGGGCCTCAGGCGCCTCGACCTCGAGCGTCGCGCGACCGAGGTGCTCGATCCTTCCGTGATGCTGCCGGCGATCGGGCAGGGCGCGCTCGGGATCGAGTGCCGCGCCGCGGACGAGGAGACGCAACGAGCGCTCGCGCCGATCGACGATCCCGAGACGTCGACACGCGTGGCGGCCGAGCGTGGCGTGATGGTCGCGCTCGGGGCCGACTGTCGCACGCCGGTGGCGGCGCACGCGGTGCGCACGGACGAGGGGCTCTGGCTCCGGGCCATGATCGCCGAGGCGGACGGCGCGCGTCCGCGGATGGGCGAGCGTCGCGTCGCGTGGCCGGGTTCGTCCGCGGAGGCGACGCGTGTCGGCCTGGATCTCGGGCAGGAGTTGCTCCGCGCCTGA
- a CDS encoding alpha/beta fold hydrolase, producing the protein MLSVDVAHGVDAGMFVRDYHASARKTPLVYLHGLAGHGLVFEAVALHPRLAAHRHVVPDLPGHGRSIPAPRPAPLTAFADHFARWLGGRFGERVALVGYGLGGTLAMLVAERHPSLVRAVVDVDGPKTVDDCASLRPAAELTLTELGGPGIGALRDAVRRASRATTAAEDPGRVPCDARLLHAWGRELVALADEGSLALRLARLSVPALFVTGSRGSISQRSLERLAEARVVVAEMPDAGPSPFLDRPHEFAAILGDFLRFNA; encoded by the coding sequence ATGCTGTCGGTCGATGTGGCGCACGGGGTGGACGCGGGGATGTTCGTTCGGGACTATCACGCCTCCGCGCGCAAAACCCCGCTCGTGTACCTGCACGGGCTCGCCGGGCACGGGCTCGTGTTCGAGGCCGTCGCGCTGCACCCGCGCCTCGCCGCGCACCGGCACGTCGTGCCCGATCTGCCCGGCCACGGACGGAGCATCCCGGCCCCGAGGCCCGCGCCGCTCACGGCGTTCGCGGATCACTTCGCCCGCTGGCTCGGCGGCCGCTTCGGCGAACGCGTGGCGCTCGTCGGATACGGCCTCGGCGGCACGCTCGCCATGCTCGTCGCGGAGCGACACCCGAGCCTCGTGCGCGCCGTCGTGGACGTCGACGGCCCCAAGACCGTCGACGACTGCGCGTCCCTCCGCCCCGCCGCGGAGCTGACCCTCACCGAGCTCGGCGGACCAGGCATCGGCGCGCTGCGCGACGCGGTGAGGCGCGCCTCGCGGGCCACGACGGCGGCCGAGGATCCGGGCCGCGTCCCCTGCGACGCACGCCTGCTGCACGCCTGGGGCCGCGAGCTCGTGGCGCTCGCCGACGAGGGCTCGCTCGCCCTCCGGCTCGCGCGTTTGTCCGTGCCCGCGCTCTTCGTCACGGGCAGCCGCGGCTCCATCTCGCAGCGCTCGCTCGAGCGGCTGGCAGAGGCGCGTGTCGTGGTCGCGGAGATGCCCGACGCCGGCCCCTCGCCCTTCCTCGATCGCCCACACGAGTTCGCCGCGATCCTGGGCGACTTCCTGCGCTTCAACGCCTGA
- the pssA gene encoding CDP-diacylglycerol--serine O-phosphatidyltransferase — MRWKRGTMGKGIRLRKFELKKTLFLLPNLITLTSVFCGFDSIRTSATAQGEADFYRAALLIVFAMFFDTLDGRVARATKTQSAFGLQIDSLADVISFGVAPSLLLYQWTLHRLGTLGLVASFLFTACGAIRLARFNVLATGDDGKPSKPSKYIVGLPIPGAAGILVSLVVASHAAGGMLGRAEYTVMMLVVTIGLSMLMVSTIRFRSFKDVKFNAQTALLAAFVVGSSVVVSLQMQPAFVLVWLLGCYVSMGILETLWHLPRRLRASLIASDSSEPPPAASA; from the coding sequence ATGCGCTGGAAGAGAGGGACGATGGGGAAGGGCATCCGGCTGCGGAAGTTCGAGCTCAAGAAGACGCTTTTCCTGCTGCCGAACCTGATCACGCTCACCAGCGTGTTCTGCGGCTTCGACAGCATCCGCACCTCGGCCACGGCGCAAGGCGAGGCGGACTTCTACCGCGCCGCGTTGCTCATCGTCTTCGCGATGTTCTTCGACACGCTCGACGGTCGCGTCGCGCGGGCGACGAAGACGCAGAGCGCGTTCGGGCTGCAGATCGACTCGCTCGCCGACGTGATCTCGTTCGGCGTGGCGCCGTCGCTCCTGCTCTACCAGTGGACGCTGCACCGGCTCGGCACGCTGGGCCTCGTCGCGTCGTTCCTGTTCACGGCGTGCGGGGCGATCCGCCTGGCGCGGTTCAACGTGCTCGCCACGGGCGACGACGGCAAACCCTCGAAGCCTTCGAAGTACATCGTGGGCCTGCCGATCCCGGGCGCCGCGGGCATCCTCGTCTCGCTCGTCGTGGCGAGCCACGCCGCGGGCGGGATGCTCGGCCGCGCCGAGTACACCGTGATGATGCTCGTCGTGACGATCGGCCTCTCGATGCTGATGGTCTCGACGATCCGGTTCCGCTCCTTCAAGGACGTGAAGTTCAACGCGCAGACGGCCCTGCTCGCCGCGTTCGTGGTGGGCTCGTCCGTCGTCGTCTCGTTGCAGATGCAGCCGGCGTTCGTCCTGGTGTGGCTGCTCGGCTGTTACGTCTCCATGGGGATCCTGGAGACCTTGTGGCACCTGCCCCGCCGCCTCCGCGCGAGCCTCATCGCCAGCGACTCGAGCGAGCCGCCGCCCGCGGCCTCGGCCTGA
- the rpsL gene encoding 30S ribosomal protein S12 produces the protein MPTISQLIRNGREAARYKTASPALKSCPQRRGVCVRVYTTTPKKPNSALRKVCRVRLTNQMEVTSYIPGEGHNLQEHSVVLIRGGRVKDLPGVRYHVVRGTLDASGAAGPSSTNKATRNRKRSKYGVKRPKS, from the coding sequence ATGCCGACCATCAGCCAGCTCATCCGAAACGGCCGCGAAGCCGCTCGTTACAAGACGGCCTCTCCGGCGCTCAAGTCCTGCCCGCAGCGGCGTGGCGTGTGCGTCCGCGTGTACACCACGACGCCGAAGAAGCCGAACTCGGCCCTCCGCAAGGTGTGTCGCGTGCGCCTCACCAACCAGATGGAGGTCACGAGCTACATCCCGGGCGAGGGGCACAACCTGCAGGAGCACTCGGTCGTGCTCATCCGCGGGGGTCGCGTGAAGGATCTGCCGGGCGTTCGTTACCACGTCGTGCGTGGCACGCTGGACGCCTCGGGCGCCGCGGGGCCGAGCTCGACCAACAAGGCGACCCGCAACCGCAAGCGCTCGAAGTACGGCGTGAAGCGCCCGAAGAGCTGA
- a CDS encoding glycoside hydrolase family 57 protein has translation MLGYVAIVLHAHLPWVRHPEHARPLEERWLHEALWESYLPLVDVLARLEADGIAARITVSISPTLAAMLADPLLRKRFVLHMDRLERLAAQEERRTRSDAALRPIVAFYRARIEATRATWERISGDVLGALVGHEDRGSIELSTTSVTHAYLPALTRSSARAQVKLGLRAFEALVGRRPRGLWLPECGFDPSLLPELAAAGVGYTVLDAHGLELALPRPPRGVLAPILSPSGVAFFGRDPRASREVWSREAGYPGHPDYRDFYRDIGFDLPEAALAGEIGPGGARLMTGLKYHRITGPGPHKELWDPAAAEARARADAERFVAERVGAIRAGQGRGPRPVVVAPYDAELFGHWWFEGPLFLEHALRALHRAELAGEIAPVTLGAYLAAEPDLAVAEPSASSWGEGGFGEAWLGRALEPDRTDGMSPAHLVRHVRHAEHAVQGLVRARRGADGVAGRALDQAIRELVLLEASDWGFMIRRGEMAAYAAARVRAHASRVDRLCRLAGRGWIGEAEARWIEATCERTPFLAELEGEHLRDAFDA, from the coding sequence ATGCTGGGATACGTCGCGATCGTCCTGCACGCGCACCTGCCCTGGGTGCGCCATCCGGAGCACGCGCGGCCGCTCGAGGAGCGGTGGCTCCACGAGGCGCTCTGGGAGTCGTACCTGCCGCTCGTCGACGTGCTCGCGCGCCTCGAAGCGGACGGGATCGCGGCGCGGATCACGGTGTCGATCTCGCCGACGCTCGCGGCGATGCTCGCCGATCCGCTGCTTCGAAAGCGCTTCGTCCTGCACATGGACCGGCTCGAGCGGCTCGCGGCGCAGGAGGAGCGACGCACCCGCTCGGACGCGGCGCTCCGCCCGATCGTGGCGTTTTACCGCGCGCGGATCGAGGCCACGCGCGCGACGTGGGAGCGCATCTCCGGCGACGTGCTCGGCGCGCTCGTGGGCCACGAGGATCGAGGATCGATCGAGCTCTCGACGACGAGCGTGACGCACGCGTACCTGCCCGCGCTGACGCGCTCGTCCGCGCGCGCGCAGGTGAAACTCGGCCTGCGCGCGTTCGAGGCGCTCGTGGGGCGAAGGCCACGCGGGTTGTGGCTCCCCGAGTGTGGTTTTGATCCTTCCCTCTTGCCCGAGCTCGCGGCGGCGGGCGTGGGGTACACCGTGCTCGACGCGCACGGCCTCGAGCTCGCGTTGCCGAGGCCCCCGCGCGGCGTGCTCGCGCCGATCCTCTCGCCCTCGGGCGTCGCGTTTTTCGGCCGGGATCCGCGGGCTTCGCGGGAGGTCTGGTCGCGCGAGGCCGGATATCCGGGCCACCCGGACTACCGCGATTTTTATCGCGACATCGGCTTCGACCTGCCGGAAGCCGCGCTCGCGGGGGAGATCGGGCCCGGCGGCGCGCGCCTCATGACGGGGCTCAAGTACCACCGCATCACCGGCCCCGGGCCGCACAAGGAGCTCTGGGATCCGGCCGCGGCCGAGGCGCGCGCCCGCGCGGACGCCGAGCGCTTCGTGGCCGAGCGGGTGGGCGCGATCCGCGCAGGGCAGGGCCGCGGGCCGAGGCCCGTCGTGGTGGCGCCGTACGACGCCGAGCTCTTCGGTCACTGGTGGTTCGAAGGGCCGCTCTTCCTCGAACACGCGCTGCGCGCGCTGCATCGCGCCGAGCTCGCAGGCGAGATCGCGCCCGTCACGCTGGGCGCGTACCTCGCGGCCGAGCCGGATCTCGCGGTCGCCGAGCCCTCGGCCTCGTCGTGGGGTGAAGGTGGCTTCGGCGAGGCGTGGCTCGGACGTGCGCTCGAGCCCGACAGGACGGACGGCATGTCACCCGCGCACCTCGTGCGGCACGTGCGCCACGCGGAGCACGCGGTGCAGGGGCTCGTGCGGGCGAGGCGCGGCGCCGACGGCGTCGCGGGGCGCGCGCTCGATCAGGCGATCCGCGAGCTCGTGCTCCTGGAGGCGAGCGACTGGGGCTTCATGATCCGGCGTGGCGAGATGGCGGCGTATGCGGCGGCGCGGGTCCGCGCGCACGCGAGCCGCGTCGATCGGCTCTGCCGGCTCGCGGGGCGCGGCTGGATCGGCGAGGCCGAGGCGCGGTGGATCGAGGCGACGTGCGAGAGGACGCCGTTCCTCGCCGAGCTCGAAGGGGAACACCTGCGCGACGCGTTCGACGCGTGA
- a CDS encoding cytochrome C assembly family protein, with translation MTRALSTGTFLVAVLLYGVASALFFLDVARKETRLTLSRGGSVPPPRRTWMAVTSLGVAAAFHLAYVTFASLVVHVCPVNSVHFSLSMASILAIAVYLPARRRFHIDAIGVLLAPLGLVFVLGTFFLGEPGPAHSLGPVFLALHVLANLAGTALFLLAGGAAMLYLVQEKRLKKKHTDRLRIGNLPPLEVLDQAVHRFLVAGFPLLTLGVLTGTIWAKSLENGSVDEVLRAILGYATWFVIAAVLLMRAAAGWRGRKAAYGTIAGFCCVAAVLVVYLVRPVVELGPPRIGG, from the coding sequence ATGACGCGCGCTCTCTCCACGGGCACGTTTCTCGTGGCCGTGCTGCTCTACGGGGTAGCGAGCGCCCTCTTTTTCCTGGATGTCGCCCGCAAGGAGACGCGACTCACCCTGTCGCGAGGGGGCTCGGTGCCTCCGCCTCGGCGCACCTGGATGGCCGTGACGAGCCTCGGCGTGGCCGCGGCGTTCCACCTCGCCTACGTCACGTTCGCCAGCCTCGTCGTGCACGTGTGCCCCGTCAACTCGGTGCATTTCTCGCTCTCCATGGCGTCCATCCTGGCGATCGCGGTGTACCTGCCGGCGCGGCGCCGCTTCCACATCGACGCGATCGGCGTCTTGCTCGCGCCGCTCGGGCTCGTCTTCGTGCTCGGCACGTTTTTCCTCGGGGAGCCGGGGCCCGCGCACTCGCTCGGCCCAGTATTTCTCGCGCTGCACGTGCTCGCGAACCTCGCGGGCACGGCGCTGTTCCTGCTCGCGGGCGGCGCGGCGATGCTCTACCTCGTCCAGGAGAAGCGCCTGAAAAAGAAGCACACGGACCGCCTGCGCATCGGCAACCTGCCGCCGCTCGAGGTCCTCGATCAAGCCGTGCACCGCTTCCTCGTCGCCGGCTTTCCGCTGCTCACGCTCGGCGTGCTCACGGGCACGATCTGGGCGAAGAGCCTGGAGAACGGCTCCGTGGACGAGGTCCTGCGGGCCATCCTGGGGTACGCGACGTGGTTCGTGATCGCGGCCGTGTTGCTCATGCGGGCCGCCGCGGGCTGGCGCGGGCGGAAGGCGGCGTACGGGACGATCGCGGGGTTCTGCTGCGTGGCCGCGGTGCTCGTGGTCTACCTCGTGCGGCCCGTGGTGGAGCTCGGCCCTCCGAGGATCGGAGGCTAG
- the rpsG gene encoding 30S ribosomal protein S7 produces the protein MPRRREVPKRRIIPDPKFKDKLVAKFTNSLMLSGKKATAESILYGAFDVIRDRFKEEPIEVFRKALDNVKPKLEVKSRRVGGATYQVPVEVRPERRVALAMRWLVTYSRSRGEKTMRERLAAELIDAAQNRGNAVKKKDDTHKMAEANKAFAHYRW, from the coding sequence ATGCCTCGTCGACGTGAAGTTCCGAAGCGCAGAATCATTCCGGACCCGAAGTTCAAGGACAAGCTCGTCGCCAAGTTCACGAACTCGCTCATGCTGAGCGGGAAGAAGGCGACGGCGGAGAGCATCCTCTACGGGGCGTTCGACGTCATCCGCGATCGCTTCAAGGAGGAGCCCATCGAGGTCTTCCGGAAGGCGCTCGACAACGTCAAGCCGAAGCTCGAGGTGAAGAGCCGGCGTGTCGGCGGCGCGACGTACCAGGTCCCGGTCGAGGTTCGGCCGGAGCGTCGCGTGGCGCTGGCGATGCGGTGGCTCGTGACGTACTCGCGTTCACGCGGCGAGAAGACGATGCGCGAGCGCCTCGCGGCGGAGCTCATCGACGCGGCGCAGAACCGCGGCAACGCCGTGAAGAAGAAGGACGACACGCACAAGATGGCGGAGGCGAACAAGGCCTTCGCGCACTACCGCTGGTGA